The DNA window atataactgTTCATGTAATTGAATATCACAAACCTGTTACATGTGTTTTATTCTGAGTGATATTAAGATGCTAATTTAGATAAATATATACGTTTATATTCAATGTTACTgaattttttcttgatattgaCGTATAAACAAAAGTGATCtgatgttttcatttatttttataacctCATTTTATGTATGATACATTCTCGTATTTCATTTGGTTAACTGCTTTCAAACATGattagtattaaaaaaaaaaaataactgataCCAATAGTTTCTGACATATCCACttcatgatatgaaaaaatcagaaaatttaaaagataacatgtaaatgtttaaagatattgtaatccaTCTTTTTGGTTGACATGCAATTCTGTGTGAACTGTTTTAATGGTATAAAAAATGTGTTTCCTGATACTTATATTTCTATTCTGTAGATTGCTGCTCCTTGCGTTCTGTTTATTGATGAGATCGACTCCATTACCCCTAAACGTGAGACCGCCTCCAAGGACATGGAGAGGAGAATCGTGGCCCAGTTATTGTCCTGTATGGATGGTGAGTGTTGCCACCAATCAGATACACTGCTACCATGCCATAGTGTTTTCTCTTGGaactaatttataaaaatgcaataaaaccTGAAATCAGTGGCCACTTCTGACCAATGGCACTTTCCTGTGTTATATTTGTCTTGAAACTAATATCCCTTTGTAACGTAGAACAATTTTGGGGTACATGATtcagaaaactttaaaatttataagaAGATGTCTTGTTAGATTCTTGATTTTTCCATTATGAAGCAATTGCATGATACAATATACTTCTTGATTGATAGATTTAAACAAGAAAGAAGATGCTCACGTATTGGTGATAGGTTCAACTAATCGTCCAGATTCACTAGATCCCGCTCTAAGGCGAGCGGGACGGTTTGACAAGGAGATCTGTCTTGGAATTCCAGATGAAAAAGCCAGAGCAAGGCAAGAAAATCACAgggcattttattttgaaccAAACTTCATTTGATGTGTCCTTTCATataattgattatatatattatagataTATATCTTTCAGTCTATATTGGTCTTAATCCTTGTTACATATAATGATGAATAATTTATATAGGGCacacacaagtacatgtatatcagagaCAATTTCGGGCATAAATATTTGCCTTTTCGATAGCATTAAAATCCTACATCTGCTTGAATCACAGAAGTTGAAATGTTCTTGATGAATTGTTGTAGAATATTGAGAGTGCTGTGTCGTAACCTGACTCTGAGCTCAGAGTTTGACTATGAAAGCATCGCCAAGAACACCCCGGGGTATGTAGGAGCTGACCTCACTGCACTGACCAGGGAAGCTGCAATGTTGGCAGTCAACAGGTATGAAGGATAGTTAAACATTACCATACTGTAAGTAAGGACGCATTTTCAACTGAATACTgtaaaaacacattttcattgggTTAAGATTTCATTGTGTTTAAACCAAACACAAATTCGTTGGCATTTACTTTTGTCATATTGTTATCCCTAAAATGTATCGTGAATCAACTCAGTATTTATCAatacttgggttaaaaatttgtcatggatttaatttcgttgatttatactgccaacgaaataacgaaattaaatcctcaatgaATATTTCTGTTTATACAGTAGTTCTTTGATGCTACTTCACCTTTTAGGCAAATATCAGATAAAAAATGCTATGAAATGAGGGTCTATATCTAAGCTGGTTTTGAGTTTACAAAATGCATGATTTCAGAAATCTGAAGTCATGTACATTATGCTATAATACTAAGACATAAAGATAATGAAACTTGGCTGACTAAAATATAGATATGGCAGAGTAAGGTATAGCTTAAACCTAAAAAGAAGTTACCATAGATCACAAATATTTCATCAGTGTCCAATATagaaaagttgatttttgtaataGAGCTAGCAAAGTTATTTATTCCTGTTTGATTCTTGACACCCTCTTACACTTGAGCAATCAGTAAACAGAAATTTGTGTACAAATATTTCAGGGTTTTCAAGGATCTTCAGTCACAGCCCGGATTTATCAGCAATGTTAATGGATGTTGTTCTGGTGAATCCAACAGTGTAAAAACAGTACAAAATGGTCAGGCAACAGAACCCAACATGTCCAATCGAACAACTGTTGATACAACAGAATCTACAAGTCAGTGTGTAACTCAGATCATAGAGAAGACAGATTCTAAGGACTCATCACAGACAGAAAAAGACAAGAAACAAAGTGAATCAAGTACTGGTGGTAACAGTACACAAGACATTACGGTGACTGCTCCCAATAACAAGGGGGATAACTCAGACAATGCTAACAATAGCTCAGAAGTGGTCTCATGTGGAAATGTCTCAGAATCACTAAAACAAGATATTTCATCTGGACAGAAAACCACCATTGATAAAAACCTTCAGCTAGAATATTGTAAGTTTTAAAGTAGTTCTGATTTGACCAAGGGCTTTAGGCCTGTTTATTTCACTGTTGCCCATTTATATAGTCAACAGCAAGTAgatatcaacaactttgctgtGCTTCATAACCTTTATGTTTCACTGAGAGCCagaatcaatttcaaattttgatattacacTGATATTGTCTTCAACAAATTTGTCTTAACTGGTTAGTTtcaaataccggtacatgtatatgtattagcATTTGCGAGTTTGCAAATGTGCTGAATGCCTTCTATATGTTTTCAGTATTGCACTTATTAAAGAACCAGCCACCTCTGTCAGGGGACCAGCTACAGGGAATGGCCATTTCTATGCAAGACTTTCAGGTAAAGAAGAGTTGTCTGACTGAACTAAAACTGAAAAGCTACACAAATTCTAGCacttcatttgttttatttactgtgCCATTTCTTATCAACAGTTCAGTATCGACGATGCAGTTTGTTATTGAAAGTGGGTTTTGATAATAATTCAGTTAATTTGTCTTAGAATGTGCAGTTTTTCATGTGTCTCTGTAGGAATCCATTAAACATGTCCAACCCTCAGCCAAAAGGGAAGGATTTGCTACGATTCCTGATGTAACTTGGGAAGACATTGGAGCATTGAAAGAAGTCAGGGAAGATCTCCAGCTAGCCATTCTTGTAAGTAAACTTACACCCTGCTATCAGGGAAGCTCTCCAGCTAGCCATTCTTGTAAGCACACTTGCACCCTACAATTTTGAGGGTGGTGGTTGGGGGATGGGTGTTTTAGAATGGTTGTCAGCAAGGTTGAGTAATTTGAGTTTGTCATCTATTTCTTTGCAATAAAAATGGAATTCTTACTTGCAGGCACCTGTTCGCTATGCAGACCAATTCCAAAGTCTGGGAATAAATAGAGCCCAGGGAATTCTGCTGTCTGGACCCCCAGGATGTGGAAAGACCATGTTAGCCaaagtaagaaaaaatatatcattaattttctGGTAATGTATTTACAGTTATTGAATCGCCATTGAAACTTGTGATGAGTTCCCATTGTTTTTACTTGCATGTTTTAATTTCAGGCTGTGGCAAATGAATCAGGAATTAATTTCATATCTGTTAAGGGACCAGAACTACTAAACATGGTAAGGTAGATATTTTTTAACCTgcaatagaatttttaaaaaaaatgtacttttatATTACACAGAGCGAATTTGAAGTTGGGTTTGTGCAAATgggcaaaaaaaaattgcatagtACACATGTTCCCTTTCATTTTGAGTTAAGTTGCTGAGAGAGTTATTGTTCCTTTTCAGTACGTGGGTGAGAGCGAGCGGGCAGTCAGACAGGTGTTCCAGAGGGCCAGGAACTCAGCACCCTGTGTCATCTTCTTTGATGAACTGGACGCTTTATGTCCAAAAAGATCTGATGGAGGAGAGGTAATTCTTTCAAACTTTCCTTAGTCAAAGATTTCAATTTTTGATTCAAGGATATACCATGGATGAGATAATGGTAATGGTAACTGCATGAGTAAaatgaattattgatttttatttgattcGTTAAAGTCCACACTTTAAGAACCTAATGAAGAGCAAAAACGTTAAATTTTGCATAAACCTTTAAATGCGTCGAGAggtcacatttatttttttcatatgagaATGATCATTGCATAAGCTTAATGTTTTGAGTTATATTGAATTGTGTGTATTGCACACATTGTGGTTGTTACAGGGTGGCtccagtgtacatgtatgtgtggtGATTACTGTACTTTATGGTGATTACTGTACTTTATGGTGATTACTGTACTGTTTTATTGTACTGTGTGGTAATAACTGTACTACCGCATATTAGGTTTTTTCTGCGTGAATCCAATTTCCAGTTTGTTCGTGACGATTTCTGAATCGCGGAAAATAAATCAGCTTAAATTTGAtgcaaagttttgtttttgtaatagaGTTCTCTCTTACCTGATAAAGTAAACAGGTAGGTAAAAGTATGGTAAACTGTGCTCAGTTAGTTTAGTTAGAGGTACAAATTGCAGGATCGGAGGACAAGCGCCAGATAAtagatttgtttatttgataatCCATTGACATGCTAATTAAAACGGTCGCATTCCTTGCGTAAACCGATGTCTAATTATGCCTGagctactggtatatgtaacgatacatgatctatttatttatgactgtttgtatctctgaaaataattatcAGTAATTTTTTCACATTACGGAAATCGTGTAAATGGTTTCATTGTCCgaatttttacattacataGAGAGACAATTTAGATACTTTTCCCCTCTTACCTCACAGGTTTAACTTGAGCAatcttgaattatattttcaatgtgaccttgaaatagtgaaaatttgattcacgtaaattttatataccgttCTAGGCTCTGATTCGTTGAAAAACATGATGCGGGAAAAAACGTGATATATGGTACATTGTTGTAACTGGGTGGTTCCATTGTACATGTGGTGATTACTGTACTTTATGTTGGTTACTGTACTGTTTTATTGTACTGTGTGGTAATAACTGTACTATATGGTTGTTACAGGGTGGCTCCAGTGTACGTGTGGGGATTACTGTACTGTTTTATTGCACTGTGTGGTAATAACTGTACTATGTGGTGGTTACAGGGTGGCTCCAGTGTACGTGTGGTGAACCAGCTGCTGACAGAGATGGACGGTTTGGAGGAGAGGAAGCAAGTATTCATCATGGGTGCCACAAATAGACCAGGTCAGAACCGATTTGTACACAGAGACTTTGATGTCTTATTGTGATTGAACTGAGAATCAAAGTGACATTACATCGTTTTAGAAGAAGGTTAGGGAATTTTGGCATACTTTGGGGGTTATTTATTTGTAATGAAGTACCGTAGTTATTTGGTCATAAGAGTCCAAATGAACCATGGACATGTACAGTTTTATATctgatataaattctttttaacattttagaaAATCAGAAATTGTCAGATATTTGATcaagaaatttaaaattacatgGATAGCATGTTACAACAGTAAACTATGTTGTTGAACTCcagaattattttaatgtatatttagcgatactattttatttatctaaaaacATGATGTACCAATGTTGAATGCCAGAGAGGTCTTAATATGAATACCATTAGTGAATGTATGTTTGTTATACTGATTGCAGACATCATAGATCCAGCCATCCTCAGGCCTGGGCGACTGGACAAGGTGCTGTTTGTTGGACTACCCACTCCTAACGACAGAGAGGAAATTCTGAAAACCATCACCAAGGTAACGGAAAGATCATTTGATAGTCaagatactgtaaacgtattacatttggctgtgtattatATTAAGCATTTTTAGCGGAAAACGCCATCCACTAAATCAAGTACACcaccaaatgtaaaatatataagttgATAAATAGGTACAATCAGAAAtgcgctaaatcaaatccacgCTAACTTGTTAAAAAATCGTACAATGCCAAATATTGCACATGCTAAAtatagtacgtttacagtatgtGGTGTAGACTTCTGGTATTGTGAAACCTCTGTTATCATGAAATAATGAATTTGTGTAACTAATGTTGAATTTAAGTTGCAATTTTTAAGACCTATTTTGcagaatgaaattgaaaaatcatGAACCATTCAATATTGTTACTATTTTATGGTTTTAATACTTAAAATTTAAGATACAGTGTATTCAATCACATGGGTCTATATGTGAATCTACCATTTGGATAATTCAAGGAATCGGATTAAAGTTTTTGAACgcaaatgtacaatgtatgtacTGTATTTAGTGATTTTTcatggtgattatttgcataaACCATTATTGTTTGTGATTTGATAGCCAAGATAATGCAAAATTAGAGTTATACGTAATATGAGTATAGATGACTTGCAGTATGCAAATACAAAATCTGCAATTACACtgtaaatattcttgtttgtggTCTTTTAATTAAACAGGACGGAACACACCCACGTCTGGCAGATGATGTGGATTTGAAAGAAATCGCTAACCATCCAAAGTGTGACTGCTATACGTAAGTAGAGggaatttttgtgaaaattaaaaaactattgtcatttatttgaaaaaaaaaaaaattaataaaaaggttgaaataaaaagttattGGAGACCATTCATCTCATTGCTTAACAAGTTTCAATAGAAATGCTGCAAAATTGTTGAATTATCCATAAGTCATCTGTACATATGTATGTGATAATGAATACATATTTTGTCATCTTTTCATATGCATGTGACATATCTTTAACAGAGGAGCTGACCTGGCAGCTTTGGTGAGAGAAGCATCCATTTGTGCCTTAAGAACTGTAATGAAGAGTTTCCATAAAGGGGGACAACCTATGATTGTCAACAAATCACACTTTGATGAAGCATTTGTTCGTGTTAAACCATCAGTTCAAGCAAAGGTAAAGATAAATGACCACGAAAAATGATTTTCTTGTGTCAGTGAAACTGTTTGAGTAAAAACATGATTCTGGGTTTTTTCTCTTATAGGAAAGAGAAAAGTATGCCAAAATGGAGGAAAagatgaaaaattgaaaatatggataattcttaaaaatcaaccAAGCACAATGGTTTCAATGGTTGAAATGACATATTTGTTTGTGAcactaatatatgtatatgtataattatgtatactCAGGAGATATGCAACTTACTGTGTGATgctttttcaatatatctttcatgtacatatatattataaaagataTGGCCATCACCACAGAAAGTTGTGATGTTGCTCCTTTTTTACAGTTTTGTAGAGAGTGTGACAATTATGACTTTTCACTACATACcggtattttgattttaatactAGTGATTGATTTTATGAAAGTTTACATGTGTTAACTTGTGATTTGTGCATATTATCAGTTTTCTTCACAAAAAGGCACCagaaaataaatcattgttCTATTCATTGTAaaacttacccccccccccccccctttctttaCAGTTTTTTCATAACAGGAAAAAAACAATGTCCTtaaagaacttaaaaaaaaataatatttatgtttatacatacatgtagatgaaaataatactatacatgtacagtgttcATATATTGGCAAATAAATGTGCATTaatactttatcattattatatgtaTGGAGTGACAAGCCACCAATGTATTATAGGCATCTTGGCTAGCCAGGGCAATGACCAACATCTCTTCCTTTATTAATAAGAGGAGAGTCTTtagatatattttgttatttatgatttaatactGAATGGTTATTTGTGACAGAGATACGGTTAAATTGTGAAGTGACTTGAATAAAATCCTGAAATACCTTACATTTTAGTTCTGCATTTGTCTCAAATCTACAGGATATGATCACATCCAGTGGTAACAATTGAGGATGAAAGTTAATAGAATTGTATAGCGATAAAATGTACTACATATCTATATACCCTCACATTGAAATCGAGAAATAATGAACGTTGAAAAtctattttatttaacaaattttactgtttattttttaacttccttaattttaaaaagtttataaatgcAGTTTAATGTGACACTGTTTCCCCTATTGAtttgaaaaagaatatatatgagAAGATTACACAGGAATGCCAAAGATCAAGGGATTAGGGGTAGTGTGCTTGTACCtgtttctactttcacttttctGTTTGAGGAGATATAGACGTAGAGACGTACATAATCCCAAAACGCATTTTGAATGATACCCGGATCATCGCATAGACTGCAGTTTACAAGGGGGCCATTATATTCCTTGATACACTTGGGTCAGAGGTTAAATCTTATATCAGCATTAAATTGCTTTGTGGCGGTGAGTTATGGCACGGGTGTTAGGGCAGCAGGCTATACACAGACTTACAGACAGCTCTTCCATTGTTCCCCCAACAAACAAGGCACGAGATTTACATGGCACGTTTATCTACAAATACTGGGCCTTTGATCGGGAGAAGAGAAATGTTTATATTGTGATTACAATTTATATGAAGCATAAGAATGCAAGAATAAGTTTgtaaatttataagaaaatgtaaaatctaatatttatttggttttatttgacGTTTTCCGATAAATAGTTAATCTAATGAAATCGACAATATCTTTGATGTTAAAATCATCATTTCCgttttgtacattttattcaGTCCCCAAAAAttagtttataaattaaaaaattgtaatttgattttatttgacgTATACCGATTAAAGTTAATCCCATGAAATCAACAAGTCGCTTCCGATATCTTtgatgtctttaaaaaaaatcgtttctgttttgtacaatttattttggcccaaacaataaaaacaatacatGAGATTCTGGATCAGTTGAAGAGCTattccagaaaaaaaattttaacacttttgttttgaattatctTTCCAGATAATTATGTTGCTCCTCTGGGTACAATTTGTTGTAAATTGGTGACCGTCATTTTGTTGTTCAGTGCCACACATTTCCATGTAGTTTTTAAATAATCGTGCCTCGTTCCTTTGTATACTGTAGACATGGTTTTTTCAAAAGCTGCATTAAAAGAAAATGCATAGAGCAtggttatttaagaaataaacatccATATTTAACTATTTACCAGGATATGAACtgggttggtcacgtgatcacaTCCTGTGGAGTCCTTCGgacttctcagaagatttgatcacgtcccaaccaagttcatatcccgctgaactttttaacatggCTGTTTATTATTTATGCTGAAAAAGGCTAATCGTTTAGAATTGTTAATATTACAgagtttttatgtttacaataatccaagcgaTAAGCACGTACGTGATATGATCATTGTGATGTCATGAAAATGTTCACACAGAATTAAACGTTTTGGCTATTCTAAAGGTTCATAtaagcatgcgcggatccagaaattttttaggggggtccgacggttatttgagttttccAGGGGGAtctgaggcatatttttggtaattttataatgtaatttaaagatatttgaattttacaggGGGGTCCGGACCTCCTaacccccctctagatccgcgcatgtataaggaaacatatttgcaaatgtaaacatatgCGTATTTCTCACTTAGACTGCAATTTTTTACAACCCAGGAATGTCAATATTCAACCGTTCAATTGTAAGTTGCCTTGATTCTTTCTATGCAATGTCAACTATGAAAAACTTTGATGGGACTACTGTTAATGataatttcatgtacatgtactttgactcGGTTAAAGAATAAACTTCGCTAGCCCTCTTTGAAACAGGTCTTATTTTGCTGGCTTACTtgtttctacatttttttttagaaagaaaaaCCTTGAATCAAAATCAAGTAAGCACCCTATCAACAGAATCACTGGTACACGTTTACATATCAACGCTTCTGTATATTCCTTGATGTTTTACCACCAATTTTAAGTCATTAATTGATAGAATggatttttatcattattattattattttgaaatgagttttaatttttaaataataacttttttttattattcggGGTCAATGAAAGAAGATTaaacttaataataaaattaattaaactcACATGcgtttttttctctgtttttatcgcagaaacaagtgcctgcgatttatctacattaatatcataataaatTTTGAAGTAACAGGCTAATGTAAaattggaaccattttaacaaggccttggactttcagtaggacgtaactatccattttttgcgtcaaaacaagttaaaaatgacgctgatttcgagtgaaatatacaccgattgcgtagtcttggctcaaaagccagacaaatcttgttgatttcaaagagcaatggctgaatggcctacaatgaaatagacaggcctacgtcacattgctgtttgacacaactacccaaagtccaagctcttgttaaaatggttctaagtatGGAATCACCTACTGAAGCCGAATTACTCTAGTTCACTGCAttgttctgattttttttttttattttaaaaaggaatattattatatataatcaataaGTCTGTAAAAATAACAACCATCAAAATAAGTTACTGACTGAAAATATAGAACGCCAAAATGTTGCATCTTAAAGAGAAACGATGGATATGCATGAATCATTCATCGCTTAGCAGAAAATTATGTTGGatagaaacaaaatgtttaacaaaaatatttttctgatctCCGAGATAATACACGGATCATCaggattttattttgtatgaaaaatgACTGACACATGTGATCTTAAAATTCACAAGAAGACTTTACATCATTCAAGATTTGACAACATGAAGTTGACAGACCTTTTTCATAGAGATCGTGGATGATTTAATATGTCTGCTTATATCAGAAACTGATCTCGCAAGACTTTGGTCGCCATGTCTGGCGGAGTTGGCGATTTGCCGATAGTTCACAAAGTGAACGCCAGAATCAGTGCAGGTCATgcaacatgtacatttaatatctAGTCATGCTTTGAAAgcaaattttgattgaattaaaactCGAAATTCACAAATATATAATGTTTAGAATACAATTACTTTTATCACTTTTCAGTAAAGTAATTGTAGTTATTTCTTTCTTCCAAAGTTGAATAAATGAGAAACTAACAACTTTCCTGAAGAACAATTAatattgacataaaaaaaattcgaatggGTCTTGACAAATACTCAAAGTTCCCATTAAACATACAATTAACACTGCGATCATAAATCTCTCTCAAAATAGaatcatttcattttgtttccGTTAGGATTTTTCCAGAAAGAATTCTTTGAATTTTCCACTTTTCCGGACGCATTGAATGGTCTGACCATCATCGGTTTCGTGGTTGTCGGCTGCTTTTTGCCGCGGTAATTTTGATCGCTCGGCGGTAGAATCGCTAGCACGTTCTGTTGCTCGTGCTGCGTTAGCACGGTCATTTCAAGTCTCTCGAGATTCTCCTGCAGAATAGCCAGTGACGCCTGTTGGGAGTTTAACTGTTTCTGCTGCTGCGTCAGAAGTTGGTGCGCGCTATCTTTCTCGGCCCCGAGTTTCATGATCTCCTCGTGCTGTTTCACCAATAAATCCTCCAGTTTGATCTGTCCGTCTGCCAACCTCTGGTGGTCGGCCGCTAGCTGCTCGATCATGTTCAGTTTCTTGTTGATCATGGTCTCCTGGTTTGTGATCTCTTTGTCTTGCTCCTCGATCGTTCTCTTCAACTCTTTGATTTGCTGACTTTTTTCAGTCAAATCAATCTGCAAGTTGGAATTGTCTTTGACTGATTTCCGTAATTGTTCGTTTTCGATTTGCAACTTTGTTACCCTTTCGTGGTATTTATTGTTGGTTTCTTTTAACTTTCCCATCACGTTCTGCAAGTCTCTGTACTTCCTTTGCATGTCCACAAGTTCATCATCCTTGAACTGAAGCTGTTGCAGCAGCTGTGCTTTTTCTTCCCTTTCACGTATTAGCGCGTCTTTAGCACTATCAAGGGTTTTCATCACTTCTGATAGCTGCTTTTCGAGTTCAGATTGTCTTTGGATAATTGTGTTGAATTCCCTTTGAGAGGCTTTTGTGTCTTTTGAGAGTGTTGATAGAGACATTTTGACGCCGACAATTGCCAGTTTTTCCTCACGTTCACTATAGGACGTACTTATAGGTGTACTAGTATCCCATTGCCTAGAACTATtctgtaaaatgaaaatataaatcgtgtacatgtacatgtataaactctTGTTTTGAGTTTTGGAAAAGTTTgttcatatattatatacatgtagcaacaaTTAAAAGTATTGGTACCTTTGCAGTCTTTTCGAAGATATCTTCAGAAGTTAATGTATCTGTAAAATAAAGAGgattatatatagagagagagagagaagagagagagagagagagagagagagagagagagagagagagagagagagagagtgaattTGAACAGCAGTATATCATGTGAAGGAATTTGTACTTATCTATTCCTTACATTTACTAATCGAATCCTCGTCTTCCGTTTCTGTTTTTAAGTTTTCTACCACGTGATTGTACCCACAATCCTTTAGAACCTCACAGAAGTGGGTGAATCCGGTCGGGCACGTTTTAAGCACGCGCTGTATGCACGTGTCAATCCTATCTTTGTACGTCCCTTGTTGCAGGACGTCGTCTTTGTCGGAGGGAGACAGAACACATCGGTCCTCCAACGTGTCGCAGACGATTTGGAGATTGATTTCTTCGTTGAGAGTTAAAAGATACCTAGCGAAAGATTTTGAATCATTTACACAA is part of the Crassostrea angulata isolate pt1a10 chromosome 3, ASM2561291v2, whole genome shotgun sequence genome and encodes:
- the LOC128177222 gene encoding nuclear valosin-containing protein-like isoform X3, whose product is MMKRKFNEGKGAQNPEQKRPRSQSGYIGDPRLVPRVRQYLAAQKSKNVNVSSMAEDLQRQYGEYGRKKKNAFYKSVEKAYEIIRRKDSDNLSRLEQKHLGKRRTTSSSESDSDSDVIADDSEASFSDDNPDYINYQESNAMNNMMSSFYRNVAGPSTSAMPSSMIGPGDLVLDPDFRMSQSGGSDACITIDDSSESDSEVASTSQKSSTAFFVDRVGERPQLTGVKDSGLGDTSPQGEILDVSVCLPPPPLLKVQSTEKLKNKKKYEKLDEKNEKEEKRKENEDVDSGRKTPKTTKGKKSSADGDKKEKKSKSGIEVQTSGVTFADVGGNDNVLMDICKLLVHMRHPEVYKQLGIIPPRGILLHGPPGCGKTLLAHAIAGELSLPFLKIAATEIVSGVSGESEEKIRDLFEQAVIAAPCVLFIDEIDSITPKRETASKDMERRIVAQLLSCMDDLNKKEDAHVLVIGSTNRPDSLDPALRRAGRFDKEICLGIPDEKARARILRVLCRNLTLSSEFDYESIAKNTPGYVGADLTALTREAAMLAVNRVFKDLQSQPGFISNVNGCCSGESNSVKTVQNGQATEPNMSNRTTVDTTESTSQCVTQIIEKTDSKDSSQTEKDKKQSESSTGGNSTQDITVTAPNNKGDNSDNANNSSEVVSCGNVSESLKQDISSGQKTTIDKNLQLEYLLHLLKNQPPLSGDQLQGMAISMQDFQESIKHVQPSAKREGFATIPDVTWEDIGALKEVREDLQLAILAPVRYADQFQSLGINRAQGILLSGPPGCGKTMLAKAVANESGINFISVKGPELLNMYVGESERAVRQVFQRARNSAPCVIFFDELDALCPKRSDGGEGGSSVRVGITVLFYCTVW
- the LOC128177222 gene encoding nuclear valosin-containing protein-like isoform X1; translation: MMKRKFNEGKGAQNPEQKRPRSQSGYIGDPRLVPRVRQYLAAQKSKNVNVSSMAEDLQRQYGEYGRKKKNAFYKSVEKAYEIIRRKDSDNLSRLEQKHLGKRRTTSSSESDSDSDVIADDSEASFSDDNPDYINYQESNAMNNMMSSFYRNVAGPSTSAMPSSMIGPGDLVLDPDFRMSQSGGSDACITIDDSSESDSEVASTSQKSSTAFFVDRVGERPQLTGVKDSGLGDTSPQGEILDVSVCLPPPPLLKVQSTEKLKNKKKYEKLDEKNEKEEKRKENEDVDSGRKTPKTTKGKKSSADGDKKEKKSKSGIEVQTSGVTFADVGGNDNVLMDICKLLVHMRHPEVYKQLGIIPPRGILLHGPPGCGKTLLAHAIAGELSLPFLKIAATEIVSGVSGESEEKIRDLFEQAVIAAPCVLFIDEIDSITPKRETASKDMERRIVAQLLSCMDDLNKKEDAHVLVIGSTNRPDSLDPALRRAGRFDKEICLGIPDEKARARILRVLCRNLTLSSEFDYESIAKNTPGYVGADLTALTREAAMLAVNRVFKDLQSQPGFISNVNGCCSGESNSVKTVQNGQATEPNMSNRTTVDTTESTSQCVTQIIEKTDSKDSSQTEKDKKQSESSTGGNSTQDITVTAPNNKGDNSDNANNSSEVVSCGNVSESLKQDISSGQKTTIDKNLQLEYLLHLLKNQPPLSGDQLQGMAISMQDFQESIKHVQPSAKREGFATIPDVTWEDIGALKEVREDLQLAILAPVRYADQFQSLGINRAQGILLSGPPGCGKTMLAKAVANESGINFISVKGPELLNMYVGESERAVRQVFQRARNSAPCVIFFDELDALCPKRSDGGEGGSSVRVVNQLLTEMDGLEERKQVFIMGATNRPDIIDPAILRPGRLDKVLFVGLPTPNDREEILKTITKDGTHPRLADDVDLKEIANHPKCDCYTGADLAALVREASICALRTVMKSFHKGGQPMIVNKSHFDEAFVRVKPSVQAKEREKYAKMEEKMKN
- the LOC128177222 gene encoding nuclear valosin-containing protein-like isoform X2; the encoded protein is MMKRKFNEGKGAQNPEQKRPRSQSGYIGDPRLVPRVRQYLAAQKSKNVNVSSMAEDLQRQYGEYGRKKKNAFYKSVEKAYEIIRRKDSDNLSRLEQKHLGKRRTTSSSESDSDSDVIADDSEASFSDDNPDYINYQESNAMNNMMSSFYRNVAGPSTSAMPSSMIGPGDLVLDPDFRMSQSGGSDACITIDDSSESDSEVASTSQKSSTAFFVDRVGERPQLTGVKDSGLGDTSPQGEILDVSVCLPPPPLLKVQSTEKLKNKKKYEKLDEKNEKEEKRKENEDVDSGRKTPKTTKGKKSSADGDKKEKKSKSGIEVQTSGVTFADVGGNDNVLMDICKLLVHMRHPEVYKQLGIIPPRGILLHGPPGCGKTLLAHAIAGELSLPFLKIAATEIVSGVSGESEEKIRDLFEQAVIAAPCVLFIDEIDSITPKRETASKDMERRIVAQLLSCMDDLNKKEDAHVLVIGSTNRPDSLDPALRRAGRFDKEICLGIPDEKARARILRVLCRNLTLSSEFDYESIAKNTPGYVGADLTALTREAAMLAVNRVFKDLQSQPGFISNVNGCCSGESNSVKTVQNGQATEPNMSNRTTVDTTESTSQCVTQIIEKTDSKDSSQTEKDKKQSESSTGGNSTQDITVTAPNNKGDNSDNANNSSEVVSCGNVSESLKQDISSGQKTTIDKNLQLEYLLHLLKNQPPLSGDQLQGMAISMQDFQESIKHVQPSAKREGFATIPDVTWEDIGALKEVREDLQLAILAPVRYADQFQSLGINRAQGILLSGPPGCGKTMLAKAVANESGINFISVKGPELLNMYVGESERAVRQVFQRARNSAPCVIFFDELDALCPKRSDGGEGGSSVHVCVVITVLYGDYCTLW